The genomic interval GTCCCCGAGCCGCATGCCCTCGGCAAGCGCGATGAGCACCAGCAGGTCATTGCCCGGCACGCGCTCGGCGAGGGTCACGTAGGTCTGGGTCACCCGGTCGGCGATGGCCATGCCGCTGACGGCATATGCCCGTGCCTGTTCGACTTCGAGGCGGGCGAGGGGGCGTCCGTCGGGGATTCCGCCGAGGATGCCGCGAGTCACGCGGTCGGGCGCGTCGACGAGCAGCTGCCACCCCACTCGGCCGCCCAGCGAGTATCCCGCGTAGAGCACGCGGTCGAGCATGTGGGTGTCGAGCACCGTCAGCAGATCGCCCACGAGAGCCGTCATCGTGTAGTCACGCGGATCGTGTGGCTTGTCACTGGCGCCGTGGCCGCGCTGGTCGACCCCCAGTACGCGGAAGCCCGCACGCAGGAGGTCGCGCACCCAGCCCGTGCTCACCCAGTTGTCGCGGCAGCTCGATGCGAAGCCGTGGACGCACAGGACGGTGGGCGCGGCATCCTCACCCCACGAGTAGGTCGCGATCCGGTGCCCCTCGGCCGACATCACGAACTGCGGCGGCGGCACTTCAGTGAGCGGCAACCCTGTGCGGGTCATCACGAGGCCTCAGTCCTTCGGCCGGTGGCCGCACCGGGCTGCAGCAGATCTCGCAGCGAGCCGATCTGCGAGTTCGGGGTTCTTCGGATGAGGTCGGCGACGATCCCGGTCCACCCCGTCTGGTGCGATGCGCCGAGCCCCGCGCCGTTGTCGCCGTGGAAGTACTCGTTGAACTGCACGAGGCCCGCCCACCGGGGGTTGTTCTGAAGCGTGTCGACGTCTCCATACGCGGGCCGGCGCCCGTCGGGTCCGATCAGGAAGATCGAGATGAGGCGTCGCCGAAGGTCGTCGGCGATGTCGTCGAGCGTGCGCTGGATGCCGGATCCGGTCGGGTACTCGAAGGTTCGCGTGTCACCGAAGAATGCCCCGTACGCGCCCAGTGCGCTCACCAGCAGATAGTTGAGCGGGAACCAGATCGGACCGCGCCAGTTGGAGTTGCCCCCGAACATGTTGTTGGTCGACTCAGCCGGTTCGTAGTCGATCGACGCGCGGAAGTCTCCGATCCGGAGTTCGTAGGGCTGGTCGCGGTGCGCCTGGGAGATGGCGCGAAAACCGTGCGGTGAGAGGAACTCCCGCTCGTCGAAGATCCGCGCGAAGATGCGGTCGATCCGGTTCATGTCGACCACCCCGAGCAGCAGCTGCCGGGCACCCGGTTCGCCTCGCAGCAGCCCTGCCGCCCGAGCAGATTCGAAGTTCACGCGATCGGGTCCGAGCATGCGCGAAAGCTCCTTGCCGAGCACCTCCGCGCGCTCGATGAGCGATTCGCCCACGACCACGCTGGCGAGCACCGGCAGTACGCCGACCAGCGATTTCACCTCGACCGGCACGCTCGTGCCGTCCTGGAGTTCGATGCGGTCGTAGAACAGTCCGTCCGCTTCGCTCCAGAGTCCCTGGCTCTCGAACGCGCGCCGGATGAGCGCGAAGTGCTCGAGGAACTTCAGGCTGAGGTCCTGCGTCGGCTGGCCGTTCTTGCGGAGCACGGACGAGATCGCCGCCATCTCGAGCGAGTACAGCGCCATCCATGCGGTCGCGTCGGACTGGTGCAGTCGTCCGGCGACAGGGAGATGGTCGCGATCGATCGGGCCGATGTTGTCGAGCCCGAGGAATCCACCCTCGAA from Microbacterium pumilum carries:
- a CDS encoding alpha/beta fold hydrolase: MTRTGLPLTEVPPPQFVMSAEGHRIATYSWGEDAAPTVLCVHGFASSCRDNWVSTGWVRDLLRAGFRVLGVDQRGHGASDKPHDPRDYTMTALVGDLLTVLDTHMLDRVLYAGYSLGGRVGWQLLVDAPDRVTRGILGGIPDGRPLARLEVEQARAYAVSGMAIADRVTQTYVTLAERVPGNDLLVLIALAEGMRLGDSDPDPARPPQQPVLFATGSEDAILERSKHLAAVTPAGEFAEIPGRHHFNAPGSRVFRDTGVEFLTRE